Proteins found in one Chitinispirillum alkaliphilum genomic segment:
- a CDS encoding mechanosensitive ion channel MscS codes for MPPTTNSFLAPVSERISNITLFLLDSFLSIFGLSIDEIIMNSLGQSILAFIFLLPLTAALVTLVRRLLKRYLSHHKKEKNSILNIIVSALIRPLAFTIWIYGGFVAATPLLTFLSSALLFSAVEIVISGATFISLAWFLNIFIRCSAGNLQTLMNRNNYDWGDLLVPLIVKTLRVIVPLLAAVMFFEIMPTAEALQTMVRRLSSIFIIVSVFWALTQLVLSFDGIILKKFSINESDNLKARKIYTQVAVIQRIGLVVIGFLSFASILLLFPSVRQFGQTILASAGVAGIIMGFAMQKTLSNLFAGIQIAFTQPIRMDDVVIVENEWGWIEEITLTYVVVKIWDWRRLVLPISYFIERPFQNWTRTSASIMGRILMYADYRIDVPDLRIAMEKEVKDHPLWDGRVYCLQVTECRERTVELRILVSAVDSPKAWDLRCDIREAMLSYVQKNHPESLPQIRIGPQQPPHGREIEPLGRTTSQDEGSQHLDLEKTAAAE; via the coding sequence ATGCCACCAACAACAAACAGCTTTTTAGCTCCAGTATCAGAAAGAATATCAAATATCACTCTATTTCTGCTGGATAGTTTTCTGTCCATATTCGGACTGAGCATTGATGAGATAATTATGAATAGTTTGGGACAAAGCATACTTGCTTTTATATTTCTGCTCCCGCTCACAGCTGCATTGGTTACGTTAGTTCGCAGATTACTGAAACGTTATCTCAGTCATCACAAAAAGGAAAAAAACAGTATCTTAAACATAATCGTTTCCGCTCTTATTCGTCCGCTTGCATTTACAATCTGGATTTATGGAGGTTTTGTTGCTGCTACTCCCCTGCTGACATTTTTAAGCTCTGCGCTTCTATTCTCTGCTGTTGAAATCGTAATTTCTGGGGCTACATTTATATCCCTTGCCTGGTTTTTGAATATTTTTATTCGCTGCAGTGCAGGGAATTTGCAAACTTTAATGAACAGGAATAATTATGACTGGGGCGATTTACTTGTTCCACTGATAGTTAAAACTCTCAGAGTTATAGTACCACTTCTTGCAGCTGTTATGTTCTTTGAAATAATGCCCACAGCAGAAGCCCTTCAAACAATGGTCAGACGTTTATCGTCGATATTTATTATTGTGAGTGTGTTTTGGGCGCTGACTCAGTTAGTACTCAGTTTTGATGGTATCATTTTGAAGAAATTCAGCATCAATGAATCAGATAACCTTAAAGCGCGCAAAATTTACACCCAGGTAGCTGTGATCCAAAGGATTGGATTAGTTGTGATTGGTTTTCTCTCATTTGCTTCCATTCTACTTTTGTTTCCAAGTGTAAGACAATTTGGCCAAACCATTCTGGCTTCAGCAGGTGTTGCTGGAATAATCATGGGTTTTGCCATGCAGAAAACCTTATCCAATCTTTTTGCCGGAATACAGATCGCATTCACTCAGCCGATCAGGATGGATGATGTGGTAATAGTTGAAAATGAATGGGGATGGATCGAGGAGATAACCTTAACTTACGTTGTGGTCAAGATTTGGGACTGGCGTCGCCTTGTACTTCCAATTAGCTACTTTATTGAGCGTCCGTTTCAGAACTGGACCCGAACGAGCGCTTCAATAATGGGACGTATTCTTATGTATGCCGATTACCGCATCGATGTTCCCGATCTTAGAATTGCAATGGAAAAAGAGGTGAAAGATCATCCACTCTGGGACGGGCGTGTTTATTGTTTACAGGTAACGGAGTGCAGGGAGCGCACTGTTGAACTGAGAATACTTGTCAGTGCGGTAGATTCACCCAAAGCCTGGGATTTAAGATGTGATATACGTGAAGCGATGCTTTCATACGTGCAGAAAAATCATCCGGAATCATTACCACAAATACGCATCGGACCACAGCAGCCACCTCATGGAAGAGAAATCGAACCTTTGGGTAGAACTACTTCTCAAGATGAAGGGTCACAGCATTTGGATCTGGAGAAAACCGCAGCTGCGGAGTGA
- a CDS encoding transposase → MPREARISLPGEIHHVMSRGIGTLLLFRDDWDRECFLTKVEQVISESDCECYGFALMGNHYHLILRPNSVSISNIMQRINGSYARNYNIKYGRNGYVFGDRFKSTVAQEYWYIRELIRYVHLNPIRANICSDINELAEYPWTGHASLMGSKKRSLVSVHNVLEKFGDRLSIAREHYLDWVRSAKNITVNDWYTEIRPFHPENPEEEKLFHEKRVKGSIDFVRKTINHAKKSEIVLKDIINRPELPDLLKSICMKKQIPPEIIMKKGRQCVISEARAKFCKDAIEKYGYSVIKTAEFLMVNASTVSRLMKKRLV, encoded by the coding sequence ATGCCACGAGAAGCCCGCATCTCTCTTCCCGGGGAGATACACCATGTGATGTCGCGTGGTATAGGGACTCTTTTACTCTTCAGGGATGACTGGGACAGAGAATGTTTTCTAACCAAAGTAGAACAAGTAATAAGTGAAAGTGATTGTGAATGTTACGGCTTCGCACTTATGGGCAATCATTATCACCTGATACTCAGGCCCAACTCAGTCTCGATTTCAAATATTATGCAACGAATCAACGGTTCTTACGCCAGAAATTACAATATAAAGTATGGGCGTAATGGTTATGTTTTCGGTGATAGGTTTAAATCTACTGTTGCGCAGGAATATTGGTATATACGTGAATTGATCAGATATGTTCACCTTAACCCGATACGGGCAAATATATGCTCTGATATAAATGAACTCGCTGAATATCCATGGACAGGCCATGCCTCTCTGATGGGATCCAAGAAACGGAGTTTGGTTTCTGTTCATAATGTGTTGGAAAAGTTTGGGGACAGGCTGTCTATTGCAAGAGAACACTATCTGGATTGGGTACGTTCAGCTAAAAATATTACAGTCAATGATTGGTACACTGAAATCCGGCCATTTCATCCGGAAAATCCAGAAGAAGAAAAACTTTTTCATGAAAAACGTGTTAAAGGGAGTATTGATTTTGTTCGTAAAACAATAAACCATGCCAAAAAGAGCGAGATAGTTCTTAAGGATATTATAAATCGTCCAGAGCTACCAGACCTACTTAAATCAATCTGTATGAAAAAGCAGATCCCTCCTGAAATTATAATGAAAAAAGGCAGACAATGTGTGATTTCAGAAGCCAGAGCAAAATTCTGCAAAGACGCAATAGAAAAGTATGGCTATTCAGTTATTAAAACCGCAGAATTTTTGATGGTTAATGCAAGCACGGTATCCAGGTTGATGAAAAAACGCTTAGTTTAA